The stretch of DNA TCTCGGCTCCTTGCCACTTTCTATATCTATGATGGGAAGCGGTTTTTCTTTACTTTGGAATATCCCTGAGGTCATCCCCTGAGTCTTAACAACTGACTCCGTCTCCTCCAACATGGAATTCCATGTTCCGCATCCCGGACATTTGCCGTACCACTTGGGGGATTCATACCCGCATTCTGTGCAGTAAAACTTCGTTTTTGTTTTCGCCATTTACCTCTCCTTAAATCATTCAATCCCCTCGCCGAACCGCTTAGGACCGCTCTTCTTATCTATATTATATTCCAGTTAACTGTTATAAAAAAACCAAATTTCATTACTCAAAGTTTACCATTTTCGGCAAGCGAACAAAAGGCCAGTTCCTTCCCTCTATGCATATACATCGGAGAAATTTCCATATAATTTAGCACCTGTGCATCAACTCTTCAGATTCCGGTTAAAAAAAAGGCTGTTTTAGAGTTCATTCCTCTAAAACAGCCTTCTTAAATTCTAGCTTACGCTTGTGGGGAGAAGCTTCCTGTTCGGGTGACTGTAAGTTCGCCATTCTCTTCATCAATCGTCAGCGAATCTCCCTTTTTCACCCGGCCTGTCAGCAATTCCTCGGACAAACGATCCTCAATATGTTTTTGAATCGCTCTGCGAAGCGGACGTGCGCCGTAGGCTGGATCAAATCCTGCCTTAGCCAGGAATGACTTCGCCTTGTCTGTCAGTTCAAAGTCTACATCATACTCACGCAGCCGTTTTCTCAGCTCGTCGGACATGAGCGATACGATTTGGCCAATATGAGCTTCCTCGAGGGAATGGAAGACGATAATTTCGTCAATCCGGTTGAGGAACTCAGGACGGAAGCTCTTCTTAAGCTCATCCATCACTTTACCCTTCATATTGTCATACTCGGCACCTGCATCGACTACAGCTGTAAAGCCCATCGTTGTGTTGCGGCGGATCGCCTCAGCACCCACGTTGGAAGTCAGAATAATGAGGGTATTGCGGAAGTCAACCACCCGGCCCTTAGAATCGGTCAAACGTCCATCCTCAAGCACTTGAAGCAGGATATTAAACACTTCAGGGTGCGCCTTCTCAATCTCATCCAACAGTACAACCGAATACGGCTTACGGCGTACCTTCTCGGTCAATTGACCGCCTTCCTCATAGCCCACATATCCTGGAGGCGCTCCAACCAGACGGGAAGTGGAGTGCTTCTCCATATACTCTGACATGTCGATGCGGATGACCGCATTCTCATCGCCGAACATGGCTTCAGCAAGCGCGCGAGCCAGCTCAGTCTTACCTACCCCGGTTGGACCAAGGAATATAAAGGAGCCCATCGGACGCTTTGGATCTTTAAGTCCCGCACGAGCACGGCGAATGGCACGGCTAACTGCCTTAACAGCCTCCTCCTGTCCGATTACACGCTCATGAAGAATAGATTCCATATTCATCAGACGCTCTGTTTCCTCTTCCTTCAGCTTGCTGACAGGAATGCCGGTCCAGCTGGCAACGACCTGTGCAATATCTTCCGGTGTAACTTCGGAGTCCGTGCGTCCTTGCTTTTCCTTCCACTGATTCTTGGTGGTATCAAGCTCTTCACGAATTTTTTGCTCCGTATCACGAAGGGCTGCGGCCTTCTCGAACTCCTGGCTTTGAACAGCCGCATCTTTCTCCTTACGGATGTCTTCAAGCCGGCTCTCGAGCTGTTTCAGATTTGGCGGTACCGTATAAGAGTTGAGCCTTACTTTGGAGCCCGCCTCATCGATCAGGTCGATAGCTTTGTCGGGCAGGAACCGGTCCGGAATGTAACGATCAGACAGCTTCACCGCCTGTTCAATGGCTTCATCTGTAATTTTCACACGGTGGTGAGCCTCATAGCGGTCACGAAGGCCGTGCAGGATTTGAATAGCCTCTTCAGGCGAAGGCTGATCCACGGTAATTGGCTGGAAGCGGCGTTCTAGCGCTGCATCCTTCTCGATATACTTACGATATTCATCCAGCGTTGTAGCGCCAATGCATTGCAGTTCACCACGGGCAAGGGCTGGCTTCAGGATGTTGGAAGCATCAATAGCCCCTTCTGCTCCGCCTGCTCCGATTAATGTGTGCAGCTCATCGATGAAGAGGATGATATTGCCTGCTTGGCGGATCTCATCCATGATCTTCTTCAGACGATCTTCGAATTCACCGCGATATTTCGTCCCGGCCACCACGGAGCCCATATCCAGAGTCATTACTCTCTTCTCCCGGAGCGTCTCTGGGATTTCGTTATTGATAATCTTCTGGGCTAAGCCTTCAGCGATGGCTGTCTTACCAACGCCAGGCTCCCCGATGAGTACTGGGTTGTTCTTGGTCCGGCGGCTGAGCACCTGAATCACACGTTCAATTTCTTTACTGCGGCCGATTACCGGATCAAGGTTCCCTTCCTTCGCCGTTGCCGTCAAATCACGTGCGAGACTGTCCAACGTTGGTGTGCTGACATTCGCTGGTGTACCATGATGGCTGGACACGGCTTCGCTGCTGCCCAGAAGCTGAAGCACCTGCTGACGAGCCTTGTTCAGGCTGATTCCCAGATTATTCAGCACACGAGCTGCCACGCCTTCTCCTTCGCGAATCAAACCAAGCAAGATATGCTCTGTACCGACATAGGTATGTCCAAGCTTGCGCGCTTCATCCATAGACAGCTCGATAACCTTCTTGGCGCGAGGAGTATAAGCGATGTTCGATGGCTGCTCTTGACCGCGTCCGATCAAGGTCTCTACCTCGTCCTGGATTTTTTCCAGGCCGAGACCAAGTCCGATCAGCGCTTTGGCAGCAATCCCTTCGCCTTCTCGGATCAAACCAAGCAGTATATGCTCTGTGCCAATGTTGTTATGCCCAAGCCGCACAGCCTCTTCTTGAGCCAGTGCAAGCACCTTTTGCGCTCGTTCAGTAAATCTTCCAAACATCATTCCCCTACACCTCCGAAAGTGGTAAATTCACCTTTAGTTTTCAACTATATACACATACTACTTTTATTTACCCAATTTCTCACGAATGAGCTTAGCTCGGTACATATCCCGCTCCCCGGCTTCCATCCTTCCGCTAAAGCGCTTCTGGAGAAAGCCCGGCTGGGTAAGCACGGTCAGCTCATTCATTTCCTGCGAGGATAAACCCTCTATAAGTCCTAGGTCAATCCCCAGCCGAACATCAGACAAACGCTGCGCCGCTTCCTTCGAATCCATGATTGCCGCATGAGACAAAATTCCATAGGAACGCATTACGCGGTCTGTCATGCGCAGACGGGATTCTGCAAGCAATCTTTCCCGTGCTGATTTCTCGTGTCCAATAATTTGAAGAACTACGCTGCGCAGGTTATCAATGATCTCCTCTTCACTTTGACCAAGGGTAATCTGGTTAGATATTTGAAACAGATTGCCCACGGCCTCGCTTCCTTCCCCATAAATCCCCCGAACCGTTAAGCCTACCTGAGATACGGCCGATAAAATCCGGTTGATCTGCTTGGTAAGCACCAGCGCCGGAAGATGCATCATGACGGAAGCTCTGAGTCCTGTGCCTACATTTGTGGGGCAGCTGGTTAAATATCCTCTTTTATCATCGAACGCATAATCCACATGCGCCTCAAAAATATCATCTATCGCTGTAGCTCTTTCCCAAGCCTCCTGAACTTGAAAGCCAGGGTAAAGACATTGGATCCGCAAATGATCTTCTTCATTAACCATGATGCTGAGACTTTCATCTTCACTGATAAATACCGCACCATTTCTCGAATCGTCTGCTAAATTCGGACTGATCAGGTGCTTCTCAACCAGTACTTTCTTATCCAGTTCTCCTAGATCTGAAAGCAGGATGGTATGCAAGGTGCCATACTCCTTAAGACGCTCGTCCTTGAGCACTTCCCTCAGCTGGTTAAGAACCTCCTCCAAATGCTGGTTGGTAGCTAGCATCGGGAACGGATGATGCAGGATATTGCGGGCAATCCGTACCCGGCTGCTTATGACAATCTCAGATTCATTTCCATTTGATCGCATCCAATCGCTAAGCGGTTGTTCAGTAAAACGCATATCAGGCATGATGTATTCCTCCTACTGTTCGGAAATTTGCTTCTCGAGCTCACGAATCCGATCCCGGATCTCCGCTGCCGCTTCAAATTCCTCTTGTACAATCCTGTACTGGAGTTCACGCTTCAATTCGTCAATTTCCCGCTTGGCTTGAAGCTCGCCGCCCACTCTTGCCGGCACCTTACCAACATGGACGGTATTGCCATGCACTCGCTTGAACAGCGGATCTAGCTTATTGTTGAAATATTTATAACAGGAGCTGCAGCCAAACCGTCCTACCTTGCTAAACTGGGAGTACGTCATTCCGCATTCCTCACAGCGCACGTTCTCATTGTGTGCGGAATGGCCGCCCTGCCCTTTTCCCGTGGGATCAAAGTCGAGCAGACCCGAGAGCAGGCTGTGAATCGAGAACCCTCCAGAAGTTCCGGGAATCACTTCCCCTTTCTCCCTGGCACAGGATTCGCAGATATGAAATTCCGTCTTCTCTCCGTTTATAATCTTGGTAAAATGCAAGCTTGCCGGACGCTTTCCGCATTCTTGACAAAGCATTCGACGTCCCTCCTTTGTAACTAGTCGTTACATCCATAAACTATTTGATTAGTATAGAAATCAGCATCGCCTTCATAATTCTTGCACGAATCTGATCTCTGTAGGGAAGCTTAAGAATCAGTACGTCGCGGGAAATCGCAGCACGCATCATCTCTGCCTCACGATGGGTGAGTACTCTGGATTCTTCCAGCTGGTATACAAGTCCCTCAGCCGCTACCTGACCAATCTCTTCTCCAATCGTATGCTGAAGATGCGTATGCAGCGAGGTAGGGCCTGGAAGCTCCACACGTCTAATACGTATATACCCTCCACCACCACGCTTACTTTCCACTAAATAACCCTTCTCAAGCGTAAATCTTGTACTGATTACATAATTAATCTGGGAAGGTACACAGGAGAATTGGTCAGCCAAATCATTCCGCTGGATTTCTATCGCTCCCTCAGGACTTTCATGCAATATGCTCTTGAGATATTTTTCAATAATATCGGAGATATTACGCATGTCATCCTCCTCCACAAGTAGTAATTCATAAGTCAATAAGCTATAGTCCAGATTAGATCAACTTAGGTAACAGCTGCCTGACTGACTTTGACTTTCTTTGACTTTATACTTATTATAGCACATATTTTTATTTTGCCAAGCGATTCCTCTTTACTTCTTAGTGTGAACGAATTTATCGCCATTTATCCCTATTTCAGAATGCTATATGCAATAATTAAGCAAAGAACAGCCCCTGTCCCTAAATTGGGACAGGGGGCCGTCAGTGGCCACCTGGTCTTTGGCCTGTCTCTATTTCTTTTCTTCCTTCTCTTCCGGAACATCATATTTATTGATGTGGGCTGTGATTGCCTCTACCGCCTCATTCACATTTGTGGTCGCCGGTACACTTTTCACCTCATCCTCTGTTTTATCCACAAAGTTCTGATGATCTGCACGAATGGCTTCAATTTTGTTGCTCATAAGCTTACCTCCTGTACTTGGATTATATATATCCTTATTACTCCTTTGTGTTACTACTTATTTAAGTACCTTCAACCGAAAGCGGTTCTAATGCATGCGTCTCATGCACATAGATAAAAGCATCGTAGCGTTCTGCCATTTGTGAGGGAACATAATTCCCCGACTCATGACGCGGATCATATACAACCCCAATAGCCCTGTGACCTAGCGTTTGATTGAATTCTGCCTGTCTCTCGGGGTTCATCATCAGAATTTGGTCAGAGCCTTGCCCGGCTTGGAACATCATATCTTCCCAGCTGTGAGTTCTAGCCTCAGGCACCCTCATTACTTCAGCAGGTGCTCCCCATGCCGACCCCGCAATAACGGTTCCGTGATGTGTGCCAAATCCAATACTAAATACATTGCCGCGCCCATATTGCTCCCGTACCAGCTGGCCGATATTAATCATCCCTGCTTGCTGCATATCTGTAGCACGAGCATCTCCAATATGCGTATTGTGCTCCCAAATAATCGCTTTGGACGCAGATCCATGATAGTCAAGGACCTGCCGAAGAGCATCTGCCATATGGTAGTCCCTGATATTCCAAGACTCAGGTCCTCCTCTAACCATTGTCCGATAGTATTGTTCCGCATGAAGGGTTACCATTGCATTTACCTTAGCATCCAGCTCACCTTCATCTTGGAGATGTTCATGTTTGGATGCATTTAGCTCATTCAGCAGGTGAATGACCTCTTCTTCACATCCTTCTCCCAGCAGCCCAGCAGATATTCCATAGGATTGAGCATCGTCTCCGTAAGGTTCCAGGCAGGAAAAGGCTTGCAGCGCTGTGTCCAGCACGGGAGAACCCGTACGCTGTAAATAACCTATGACCTGCTGTATTGAGTCCCACAGGCTATACATATCCAATCCGTAAAATCCTATCTTACCGCCTTCGGCTTGTTCCGCATTGTAATGACGCAGCCATTCTGCAAATGTCTCAATCCCTTTGTTAGCCCACATCCAGCTCGGCCAGCGGTTAAATGCCTGCAGGGCATCTGCCGCCGTCTCTGCTGTGTTCCCATCCAGGTTTTTGATGTATCGGTTAACCTCATAGCAGGAGGGCCAGTCCCCTTCTACTGCAATAAACTGAAATCCCTTCTCGGCAATAAGCCTCTTCGATAGTTCTGCTCGGATGCTGTAAAATTCAGAAGTTCCGTGTGTGGCTTCGCCCAACAATACAATTCGTGCATCGCCCACAGCCTGAATCACATGGTCAAGATCACTGAGATCACGGAAGCTGACAGCATCCTTACGAATTCGTTCAACAATCGAGACTTCTGTTGTCGATGGCTTCACGATTCGGGTAATCATCTATTCCTTTGCAAAATTAGGAACCCACGCTCCGGATGCTCCATCCTTTGCTCCCCTTTCTTGGCTTATATATGTACTATGCTGTTCCTTCGGGC from Paenibacillus sp. CAA11 encodes:
- a CDS encoding erythromycin esterase family protein, with amino-acid sequence MITRIVKPSTTEVSIVERIRKDAVSFRDLSDLDHVIQAVGDARIVLLGEATHGTSEFYSIRAELSKRLIAEKGFQFIAVEGDWPSCYEVNRYIKNLDGNTAETAADALQAFNRWPSWMWANKGIETFAEWLRHYNAEQAEGGKIGFYGLDMYSLWDSIQQVIGYLQRTGSPVLDTALQAFSCLEPYGDDAQSYGISAGLLGEGCEEEVIHLLNELNASKHEHLQDEGELDAKVNAMVTLHAEQYYRTMVRGGPESWNIRDYHMADALRQVLDYHGSASKAIIWEHNTHIGDARATDMQQAGMINIGQLVREQYGRGNVFSIGFGTHHGTVIAGSAWGAPAEVMRVPEARTHSWEDMMFQAGQGSDQILMMNPERQAEFNQTLGHRAIGVVYDPRHESGNYVPSQMAERYDAFIYVHETHALEPLSVEGT
- a CDS encoding UvrB/UvrC motif-containing protein — protein: MLCQECGKRPASLHFTKIINGEKTEFHICESCAREKGEVIPGTSGGFSIHSLLSGLLDFDPTGKGQGGHSAHNENVRCEECGMTYSQFSKVGRFGCSSCYKYFNNKLDPLFKRVHGNTVHVGKVPARVGGELQAKREIDELKRELQYRIVQEEFEAAAEIRDRIRELEKQISEQ
- a CDS encoding CtsR family transcriptional regulator translates to MRNISDIIEKYLKSILHESPEGAIEIQRNDLADQFSCVPSQINYVISTRFTLEKGYLVESKRGGGGYIRIRRVELPGPTSLHTHLQHTIGEEIGQVAAEGLVYQLEESRVLTHREAEMMRAAISRDVLILKLPYRDQIRARIMKAMLISILIK
- the clpC gene encoding ATP-dependent protease ATP-binding subunit ClpC, with product MMFGRFTERAQKVLALAQEEAVRLGHNNIGTEHILLGLIREGEGIAAKALIGLGLGLEKIQDEVETLIGRGQEQPSNIAYTPRAKKVIELSMDEARKLGHTYVGTEHILLGLIREGEGVAARVLNNLGISLNKARQQVLQLLGSSEAVSSHHGTPANVSTPTLDSLARDLTATAKEGNLDPVIGRSKEIERVIQVLSRRTKNNPVLIGEPGVGKTAIAEGLAQKIINNEIPETLREKRVMTLDMGSVVAGTKYRGEFEDRLKKIMDEIRQAGNIILFIDELHTLIGAGGAEGAIDASNILKPALARGELQCIGATTLDEYRKYIEKDAALERRFQPITVDQPSPEEAIQILHGLRDRYEAHHRVKITDEAIEQAVKLSDRYIPDRFLPDKAIDLIDEAGSKVRLNSYTVPPNLKQLESRLEDIRKEKDAAVQSQEFEKAAALRDTEQKIREELDTTKNQWKEKQGRTDSEVTPEDIAQVVASWTGIPVSKLKEEETERLMNMESILHERVIGQEEAVKAVSRAIRRARAGLKDPKRPMGSFIFLGPTGVGKTELARALAEAMFGDENAVIRIDMSEYMEKHSTSRLVGAPPGYVGYEEGGQLTEKVRRKPYSVVLLDEIEKAHPEVFNILLQVLEDGRLTDSKGRVVDFRNTLIILTSNVGAEAIRRNTTMGFTAVVDAGAEYDNMKGKVMDELKKSFRPEFLNRIDEIIVFHSLEEAHIGQIVSLMSDELRKRLREYDVDFELTDKAKSFLAKAGFDPAYGARPLRRAIQKHIEDRLSEELLTGRVKKGDSLTIDEENGELTVTRTGSFSPQA
- a CDS encoding protein arginine kinase — protein: MPDMRFTEQPLSDWMRSNGNESEIVISSRVRIARNILHHPFPMLATNQHLEEVLNQLREVLKDERLKEYGTLHTILLSDLGELDKKVLVEKHLISPNLADDSRNGAVFISEDESLSIMVNEEDHLRIQCLYPGFQVQEAWERATAIDDIFEAHVDYAFDDKRGYLTSCPTNVGTGLRASVMMHLPALVLTKQINRILSAVSQVGLTVRGIYGEGSEAVGNLFQISNQITLGQSEEEIIDNLRSVVLQIIGHEKSARERLLAESRLRMTDRVMRSYGILSHAAIMDSKEAAQRLSDVRLGIDLGLIEGLSSQEMNELTVLTQPGFLQKRFSGRMEAGERDMYRAKLIREKLGK